From Syntrophorhabdaceae bacterium, one genomic window encodes:
- a CDS encoding S8 family serine peptidase — protein sequence MGKTIGWIKVALLSCAFVAAFTAGHGWAQTQREDKTLAKFASPEAYTRLAAKAASAGSVRTLVRIEAPFTPELSLSQTEMNSQRAAMAAAQKSLISELEGMGIKTAESYRYKYVPYILLRADKTALAALAASSRVAAIEEDVLSKPMATPGWDTIQVEANVLHAAGHTGSGAYVAVLDTGVDKTHPYLAGAVASEACYSSNNETYNSTSLCPGQAPESTAVDSALPYGTGVCPAGDCDHGTHVSGTVAGRSGIVGSPGPGMAPGASLIAVQVFSRFDNAGACGGSPTCALSFSSDQIKGLERVYELRNGFNIAAVNMSLGGGEYFSAGSCNRANGAVKAVIDLLRGVGIASVISSGNSGYCGSMGSPGCISTAVSVGATDSDDLVADYSNSASFLSILAPGSAITSSVPGGTYDSWNGTSMAAPHVAGAWALIKADRADATVTDVLNGLVATGVSVRDTGKCPSVTKKRINVYDAYNRLIPPPVITVSPMTVNFGIVKEGVPSAAKTITIKNTGPIHCAPLNVDSITVSPAGEFTLTGAACPPIERLATCTFTAQVNATDYGIRTADLTIASDAPKKPAIIVRLTANAKAPVSSVTPITTNFGVIPIGSPSVKVLRVKNTGISDLDIASIVPGGDASFTVDSSDCPATLTQGQSCELAATFTPTTTDNVIGTITITSNDPDARRTVIIANLKGKGR from the coding sequence ATGGGGAAAACTATTGGATGGATTAAGGTAGCGCTCCTTTCGTGCGCCTTTGTCGCGGCCTTTACTGCCGGTCATGGATGGGCACAGACGCAAAGGGAGGACAAAACGCTCGCGAAGTTTGCGAGTCCCGAGGCATATACCCGTTTGGCGGCAAAGGCCGCGAGCGCGGGCAGCGTCCGGACGCTGGTCCGGATTGAAGCTCCCTTTACTCCGGAGCTTTCCCTCAGCCAGACTGAAATGAATTCTCAACGTGCTGCCATGGCGGCGGCACAGAAAAGCCTTATTTCAGAGCTCGAAGGGATGGGCATAAAGACGGCGGAATCTTACCGCTATAAATATGTCCCTTATATATTATTAAGGGCGGACAAAACGGCCCTTGCAGCTCTTGCGGCCTCATCGCGCGTCGCGGCGATCGAAGAGGATGTGCTCTCCAAACCCATGGCCACGCCGGGATGGGATACTATCCAGGTAGAGGCGAACGTTCTCCATGCAGCGGGCCATACAGGCTCGGGGGCATATGTAGCGGTCCTCGATACGGGCGTGGATAAAACCCATCCTTATCTTGCTGGCGCGGTCGCATCGGAGGCGTGCTACTCTTCCAATAACGAGACCTACAACAGCACCTCTCTCTGCCCGGGTCAGGCGCCGGAATCAACGGCTGTCGATTCGGCGCTGCCCTATGGCACGGGCGTCTGCCCTGCGGGAGATTGTGATCATGGAACACACGTGTCCGGCACCGTGGCAGGCAGGAGCGGCATAGTCGGCAGCCCGGGACCCGGCATGGCTCCGGGTGCGTCACTTATTGCCGTTCAGGTATTCTCCCGCTTTGACAACGCGGGCGCATGCGGCGGAAGTCCGACATGCGCCCTATCCTTCTCTTCCGACCAGATCAAGGGCCTCGAGCGCGTCTATGAGCTGCGCAACGGCTTTAACATCGCCGCGGTAAATATGAGTCTGGGCGGCGGAGAGTATTTCAGCGCCGGTTCCTGCAATCGCGCGAACGGGGCCGTTAAAGCCGTGATCGATCTTTTGAGGGGGGTAGGCATTGCCTCGGTGATATCAAGCGGAAACAGCGGTTACTGCGGCTCCATGGGCTCTCCCGGCTGTATTTCCACCGCCGTAAGCGTGGGCGCCACGGACAGTGACGACCTGGTGGCCGACTACTCCAACAGCGCCTCGTTCCTGAGTATCCTCGCTCCGGGCTCGGCTATCACCTCTTCTGTTCCGGGCGGCACGTACGACTCGTGGAACGGCACTTCCATGGCAGCGCCCCATGTCGCGGGCGCCTGGGCGCTCATCAAGGCGGACCGGGCTGACGCCACGGTGACCGACGTCCTCAATGGTCTCGTTGCAACCGGGGTGAGCGTCAGGGATACGGGAAAATGTCCTTCCGTCACCAAGAAAAGGATCAACGTCTATGATGCGTATAACCGCCTCATTCCTCCGCCGGTTATCACCGTCTCCCCCATGACGGTCAATTTTGGCATTGTGAAAGAGGGTGTTCCCTCTGCCGCAAAAACAATTACCATCAAAAATACCGGTCCCATCCACTGTGCCCCGTTGAACGTGGACAGCATCACCGTGAGCCCCGCGGGCGAATTCACCCTGACCGGCGCCGCCTGTCCCCCCATTGAACGATTAGCCACCTGCACTTTTACCGCACAGGTTAATGCAACGGACTACGGCATCCGCACGGCCGATCTGACCATCGCCTCCGATGCTCCGAAGAAACCGGCGATCATCGTGAGACTCACCGCAAACGCCAAGGCGCCGGTGAGCTCCGTCACCCCCATTACCACGAATTTCGGCGTCATACCCATAGGAAGTCCGTCGGTAAAGGTGCTGAGGGTCAAGAATACGGGGATTTCAGACCTTGATATTGCAAGCATTGTCCCCGGCGGCGATGCGTCTTTTACGGTAGATAGCAGCGACTGCCCGGCCACTCTCACGCAAGGTCAGTCATGCGAGCTGGCGGCCACATTCACCCCCACCACGACCGACAACGTGATCGGTACCATTACCATTACGTCAAATGATCCCGATGCAAGACGGACCGTCATCATCGCTAACCTCAAAGGTAAAGGGCGGTAG
- a CDS encoding methyltransferase domain-containing protein has translation MNEFLRSHETAEARGIMNQDQYVHGYSQRERERLHDQASTLTELLHGDTFYPRGARVLEAGCGVGAQTMILAKKSPGAEFISIDISPRSLEKAAALAEREGLPNVRFETGDIYNLNFDEESFDHIFVCFVLEHLSRPLEALMSLRKVLKPEGSITVIEGDHGSAYFYPESEKAGKTIECLIRIQAGTGGNSLIGRQLYPLLAHAGFTEIKVSPRVVYVDSSMPGLVEGFTKNTFIAMVEGVKEQALGLGMIDKAAWEEGIEELKKTAGNDGTFSYTFFKGVARR, from the coding sequence TTGAACGAATTTTTACGATCCCATGAGACGGCGGAGGCAAGGGGCATTATGAACCAGGACCAATACGTGCACGGGTATTCACAACGGGAGCGGGAGAGGCTGCATGATCAGGCATCGACCCTCACGGAACTCCTCCATGGCGATACCTTTTACCCCCGGGGCGCCAGGGTCCTCGAAGCAGGATGCGGTGTGGGGGCACAAACAATGATCCTCGCGAAAAAAAGCCCCGGGGCCGAATTCATTTCAATCGATATCTCTCCCCGATCACTTGAAAAAGCGGCCGCCCTGGCGGAAAGAGAAGGTCTTCCCAATGTCCGGTTCGAGACTGGGGACATCTATAACCTGAATTTTGACGAAGAGAGTTTCGACCATATCTTCGTCTGTTTTGTCCTGGAGCACCTTTCCCGGCCCCTGGAGGCCCTCATGAGCCTGAGAAAGGTTCTAAAGCCCGAAGGGTCCATTACGGTGATCGAAGGGGACCACGGCTCTGCCTATTTTTATCCCGAAAGCGAAAAAGCAGGCAAAACGATTGAATGTCTTATAAGAATACAGGCGGGAACAGGGGGAAATTCACTTATAGGCAGGCAACTATACCCGCTCCTGGCACACGCCGGTTTTACCGAAATCAAGGTGTCCCCCAGGGTGGTGTACGTTGATTCAAGCATGCCGGGGCTGGTGGAAGGGTTTACGAAGAATACCTTTATCGCCATGGTGGAAGGGGTGAAGGAGCAGGCCCTGGGGCTCGGCATGATCGATAAGGCCGCGTGGGAAGAGGGCATAGAAGAACTCAAAAAGACTGCCGGAAATGACGGAACATTCAGCTATACCTTTTTTAAGGGAGTGGCACGGAGGTAG
- a CDS encoding response regulator → MTDGIKTLVCDDDPEVLLLMASVLSKAGYPVVKAATGRGCLETVYAERPGLVLLDVMLPDMRGDTVCRKIKSDHSLEGTFVILTSGIQVSSDNQAKGLQIGADGYIVKPVSNKELVARVQAMDRIKRAEDALREKEKQQEKLIADLQAALAEIKTLKGFIPICASCKKIRDDEGYWNQLEAYLSKHTDAIFSHGLCPDCADKLRDEVRQRMKNK, encoded by the coding sequence TTGACAGACGGCATCAAAACACTGGTATGTGACGATGATCCCGAAGTTCTCCTGCTCATGGCTTCAGTACTGTCAAAAGCGGGATATCCGGTTGTAAAGGCGGCGACGGGCAGGGGATGCCTCGAGACGGTCTATGCCGAGCGACCCGGCCTGGTGTTGCTCGACGTGATGCTCCCCGACATGAGGGGCGACACGGTCTGCAGGAAAATCAAAAGCGATCATTCTCTGGAAGGCACCTTCGTGATCCTCACGTCGGGGATACAGGTTTCTTCCGACAATCAGGCAAAGGGGCTCCAGATCGGGGCGGACGGATACATCGTCAAACCCGTCTCGAATAAGGAGCTTGTCGCCCGCGTTCAAGCCATGGACCGCATAAAACGCGCGGAAGACGCCCTCCGGGAAAAAGAAAAACAGCAGGAAAAGCTGATTGCGGACCTCCAGGCGGCCCTTGCGGAAATCAAGACCCTGAAAGGATTCATCCCCATCTGCGCCTCGTGCAAGAAGATCAGGGACGACGAAGGGTATTGGAACCAGCTTGAGGCGTACCTGAGCAAGCATACCGATGCCATCTTCAGCCACGGCCTCTGCCCGGATTGTGCGGACAAGCTGAGGGACGAGGTCAGGCAGCGGATGAAGAACAAATGA
- a CDS encoding metalloregulator ArsR/SmtB family transcription factor: MVSSRDMKVFELQSEICQTLANPKRLFILHLLKDGEMAVGDIIKAMGISKANLSQHLTILRQKGIVTSRREGLAVYYKLAVPKITEACGIMRDVLLDSLREKDGIARALQHRTDGENG, translated from the coding sequence ATGGTTTCGAGCAGAGATATGAAGGTTTTTGAGCTCCAATCGGAAATATGTCAGACCCTCGCGAACCCGAAGAGACTCTTCATCCTCCACCTCCTGAAAGACGGAGAGATGGCCGTGGGGGACATAATAAAAGCGATGGGTATAAGCAAGGCGAATCTCTCCCAGCATCTCACGATATTGAGACAAAAAGGCATAGTCACATCGAGAAGGGAAGGGCTCGCGGTGTACTATAAGCTCGCCGTCCCAAAAATTACGGAGGCCTGCGGAATAATGCGCGACGTACTGCTCGATTCGCTTAGAGAAAAAGATGGGATCGCCAGGGCGCTTCAGCACAGAACAGACGGGGAGAATGGCTGA